From a single Triplophysa rosa linkage group LG1, Trosa_1v2, whole genome shotgun sequence genomic region:
- the LOC130554643 gene encoding uncharacterized protein LOC130554643: MILYCSGEPAHRRLPVVTVIPTFPKDVQARLDAKESCQKVPKLLNKIIRVLYEMMAEYTMYPTNAEYVKVAKAVIVKYPFLKDNEGNGYDICVGEDLTSVAAHVNVLQSECHKTRPDISAIKDLMARTFSWRRREIMEGMPVEDALKKYPYLRFPAGLFDEVDRIHPSTSSFCHRFRECFTTVLPNVLNLAKGKSHLTQYYTDARQEAMAEDLPGIDLRAGLVFLPSIFREKIEHLIIIGEGDPATPHPTI, translated from the exons ATGATCTTGTATTGCAGTGGTGAACCAGCTCACAGGAGACTACCTGTTGTGACTGTTATTCCAACCTTCCCTAAGGATGTGCAGGCGAGGCTTGATGCCAAAGAATCATGTCAGAAAGTGCCAAAACTACTCAATAAAATAATCAGAGTGCTTTATGAAATGATGGCAGAATACACTAT GTATCCAACCAATGCAGAGTATGTCAAAGTTGCCAAGGCAGTGATTGTGAAATACCCTTTTCTGAAAGATAATGAGGGAAATGGCTAT GATATTTGTGTTGGGGAGGATTTAACATCTGTTGCGGCCCATGTGAATGTGCTACAAAGTGAGTGTCACAAGACTCGTCCTGATATATCAGCTATCAAAGACCTCATGGCCCGAACATTCTCATGGAGACGTCGTGAAATCATGGAAGGGATGCCCGTGGAGGATGCACTCAAAAAATACCCATACTTAAGGTTTCCTGCTGGA TTGTTTGATGAGGTTGACCGAATTCACCCTTCAACAAGCAGCTTCTGTCATCGCTTTCGAGAGTGCTTCACCACTGTTCTGCCAAATGTTCTGAACCTTGCCAAGGGAAAATCTCACCTAACACAATATTACACTGACGCAAGACAGGAAGCCATGGCTGAAGATTTACCAG GAATTGACTTAAGAGCTGGGCTTGTCTTTTTGCCATCTATCTTCAGGGAAAAGATTGAACACTTAATCATTATAGGAGAG ggAGACCCTGCTACACCTCATCCAACCATATAG